One window of Dermacentor albipictus isolate Rhodes 1998 colony chromosome 9, USDA_Dalb.pri_finalv2, whole genome shotgun sequence genomic DNA carries:
- the AlkB gene encoding nucleic acid dioxygenase ALKBH1, with protein MYSDDCGDLLKKDFKYYKRKAVRPDLSKVIDFERPEEFPVEVHAQLQTTPDCSEVGLVNDSELVCYSVPANRGLVVIPNPFTPRGQRQWVSRTLRSYPKPPNCTNLKALKPPDAFPASLKRDEFYKNLRWVTLGLHHDWDSKVYDLESATAFPSCLGALTKKLATLLGYPAFEPEAAIVNYYAMNSTLSGHVDRSELDLDSPLFSVSFGQTAVFLIGGATKDVKPTAMFLKSGDVVVMTGESRVAYHAVPLVLPREDNAPWSCVAETCGGDKAGGEWSAEAEYLSDHRINLNVRQVFARS; from the coding sequence ATGTACTCTGATGACTGCGGCGATCTCTTGAAGAAGGACTTCAAGTACTACAAGAGGAAAGCCGTGCGGCCGGATTTGTCTAAGGTAATCGATTTTGAGAGGCCGGAGGAATTTCCCGTCGAAGTGCACGCGCAGTTGCAGACGACGCCGGATTGCAGCGAGGTCGGTCTCGTCAACGACTCCGAGCTGGTATGCTACTCCGTGCCTGCTAATCGGGGTCTCGTAGTAATACCCAATCCTTTCACGCCTCGCGGACAACGCCAGTGGGTGAGTCGAACGCTGCGTTCGTATCCGAAACCACCAAACTGCACCAATCTGAAAGCGCTGAAGCCGCCGGACGCATTTCCCGCATCGCTGAAACGCGACGAGTTTTACAAGAACCTCCGGTGGGTCACGCTGGGCCTGCACCACGACTGGGACTCCAAGGTGTACGACCTCGAAAGCGCGACCGCTTTTCCCAGCTGTCTCGGGGCGCTGACCAAGAAACTCGCTACCTTGCTCGGGTACCCGGCATTCGAGCCCGAGGCCGCGATCGTCAACTACTACGCCATGAACTCGACGCTAAGCGGTCACGTCGACCGTTCCGAGCTCGACCTCGATTCGCCTCTGTTCTCCGTGAGCTTCGGACAGACTGCCGTGTTCCTCATCGGTGGGGCGACCAAAGACGTCAAGCCGACGGCCATGTTTCTGAAGAGTGGCGACGTCGTCGTGATGACGGGCGAATCCAGAGTGGCCTACCATGCCGTACCGCTGGTGCTACCGCGCGAGGATAACGCGCCGTGGAGCTGCGTTGCGGAGACGTGCGGTGGTGACAAAGCAGGTGGTGAATGGAGCGCCGAGGCTGAGTACTTGTCTGATCACAGAATCAATCTAAACGTGAGGCAGGTGTTCGCAAGAAGCTGA